The following coding sequences lie in one Mucilaginibacter sp. KACC 22773 genomic window:
- the infB gene encoding translation initiation factor IF-2 — protein sequence MSEDKSIKLIKAVKELNIGMGTIVDFLATKGYKVDKHPMAQLNGDMYNALLKEFAFDKSIKEEAKQISIGKIRKEETAPLPERPVENRRSRDFENEEILIKNAGQYTAPQAEKPKPVEPAAPAAPVKTEERSDVLPGVKVIGKIDLNNLNAKPQPVADKPVVAEAPKPEPVVEAPKPVVAEVPKVEAPKPEPVVEAPKPVVAETPKVEAPKPPVVETPKAEEPKVEAPKPPAVQAPVVETPAEAPADGDDDVIRAKAERLTGPNIIGKIQLPVNAPKRNPIASSSNSNSADHKRKRKRKDSQGNPQQGGGGNHPQSQQGGGGSHPPHTPSGGGTINPNRPDFRNRGNGAPGNGGPQQGGGGGNRPDFRGNRNNAPQNTGPKEEPSEKDIQDQIKATLARLSGAGKSGKFAQRAKFRRQKRDDVAASADELAMEQELQSKVLKVTEFVTANELALMMDVSVTQIISTCMSLGMFVSINQRLDAETLTIVADEFGYQVEFVKPQDEEANLDQPDDPADLVPRAPIVTIMGHVDHGKTSLLDFIRKTNVIGGEAGGITQHIGAYEVTLPDNKGKITFLDTPGHEAFTAMRARGAQVTDIVIIVIAADDSVMPQTREAINHAQAAGAPIIFAFNKIDRPGANSDKIREQLSAMNILVEEWGGKYQTQEISAKTGLNIELLLEKVLLEAELLELKANPNKRAVGTVIEAALDKGRGIVTTILVQAGRLKVGDPILAGCYSGRVKALTNERGQRVESAGPSTPVQVLGMQGAPTAGDKFNVLESEVEAREIANKRLQLQREQGLRTQKHITLDEIGRRLAVGNFKELNIIVKGDVDGSIEALSDSLLKLSTEQIQVNIISKAVGQISESDVLLASASDAIIIGFQVRPSGSARKLAEAEQIDIRLYSIIYDAINEIKAAMEGMLAPTFEEKIVANVEIRETFKISKVGTIAGCMVLDGKINRNSKIRIVRDGVVIYTGELASLKRFKDDVKEVLTGYECGLNIQNFNNIEVGDIVEAYENVEVKRKL from the coding sequence ATGTCAGAAGACAAATCAATAAAATTAATTAAGGCGGTAAAAGAGCTCAACATTGGTATGGGTACCATTGTCGATTTTTTGGCGACTAAAGGCTATAAGGTTGATAAGCACCCCATGGCCCAGCTAAATGGCGACATGTACAATGCGTTGTTGAAGGAATTTGCCTTTGATAAAAGTATTAAAGAGGAAGCCAAGCAGATCAGTATCGGTAAGATAAGGAAAGAGGAAACTGCACCGCTGCCTGAAAGACCGGTTGAAAACCGCCGTTCGCGCGATTTTGAAAACGAAGAAATACTGATCAAAAATGCCGGCCAATATACTGCGCCGCAGGCCGAAAAACCGAAACCGGTTGAGCCTGCTGCTCCTGCTGCCCCGGTGAAAACCGAGGAGCGCAGCGATGTATTGCCCGGAGTTAAGGTAATTGGAAAAATTGACCTTAATAATCTGAATGCGAAGCCGCAGCCTGTTGCCGACAAGCCGGTTGTAGCAGAAGCGCCTAAACCAGAACCAGTTGTGGAAGCGCCTAAACCGGTTGTTGCTGAAGTGCCGAAAGTAGAAGCGCCAAAACCAGAGCCAGTTGTGGAAGCACCAAAGCCGGTTGTTGCAGAAACCCCTAAGGTAGAAGCACCCAAACCACCGGTTGTTGAAACGCCAAAGGCAGAAGAGCCTAAAGTAGAGGCTCCAAAACCGCCTGCAGTGCAAGCCCCTGTTGTTGAAACCCCGGCCGAAGCACCTGCAGATGGGGATGATGACGTAATACGGGCCAAGGCCGAACGCCTTACTGGGCCTAATATTATCGGTAAAATACAATTGCCGGTTAATGCTCCAAAGCGTAATCCTATAGCATCTTCATCAAATTCAAACAGCGCCGATCATAAGCGCAAAAGGAAACGTAAAGATAGTCAGGGCAATCCGCAGCAAGGTGGCGGTGGCAACCATCCGCAAAGCCAACAAGGCGGTGGAGGCAGTCATCCTCCGCATACCCCATCGGGTGGCGGTACTATTAACCCCAACCGTCCGGATTTCAGGAATCGGGGTAATGGTGCGCCAGGAAACGGAGGCCCTCAGCAAGGAGGTGGCGGTGGAAACCGCCCCGATTTCAGAGGCAACCGTAATAATGCGCCGCAAAATACCGGTCCTAAGGAAGAACCTTCAGAAAAAGATATACAAGACCAGATTAAAGCGACACTCGCACGCTTAAGCGGTGCAGGTAAATCAGGTAAGTTTGCACAGCGGGCCAAATTCCGCCGTCAAAAACGTGATGACGTTGCCGCCAGCGCCGACGAATTGGCAATGGAGCAGGAATTGCAATCGAAAGTATTAAAGGTTACCGAGTTTGTAACTGCCAATGAGCTTGCGTTGATGATGGATGTATCCGTAACCCAGATTATATCTACCTGTATGAGCCTGGGCATGTTCGTATCTATCAACCAAAGGCTTGATGCAGAAACATTAACCATTGTGGCCGATGAGTTTGGCTACCAGGTTGAATTTGTGAAGCCACAGGATGAAGAGGCCAACCTTGATCAACCCGATGATCCGGCAGATTTAGTTCCCCGTGCGCCAATTGTAACCATCATGGGTCACGTGGATCATGGTAAAACATCATTGTTGGATTTTATCCGCAAAACAAACGTAATAGGCGGCGAAGCCGGGGGTATTACCCAGCACATTGGTGCCTATGAGGTTACTTTGCCGGATAATAAAGGAAAAATAACATTCCTGGATACACCGGGTCACGAGGCGTTTACCGCCATGCGTGCAAGGGGTGCACAGGTAACAGATATTGTAATTATTGTAATTGCTGCTGATGATAGCGTGATGCCGCAAACCCGCGAGGCCATAAACCACGCGCAGGCTGCAGGTGCACCAATCATCTTTGCTTTCAACAAAATTGACAGACCCGGAGCCAACTCGGATAAAATCCGCGAGCAATTATCGGCCATGAATATTTTGGTTGAAGAGTGGGGTGGTAAATACCAAACACAAGAGATATCGGCCAAAACAGGCTTAAATATCGAATTACTGTTAGAGAAAGTATTGCTTGAAGCCGAATTGCTTGAATTAAAAGCAAACCCTAATAAACGTGCCGTAGGTACTGTTATTGAGGCGGCGTTAGATAAAGGCCGAGGTATTGTAACCACTATATTGGTACAGGCAGGCCGTTTAAAAGTAGGTGATCCTATTTTGGCCGGTTGCTACAGCGGTCGTGTTAAGGCATTAACCAATGAGCGTGGTCAAAGGGTTGAATCTGCCGGCCCATCAACACCGGTACAGGTATTGGGTATGCAGGGCGCGCCAACAGCGGGCGATAAATTCAACGTATTGGAAAGTGAAGTTGAAGCACGTGAAATTGCCAACAAGCGTTTACAATTACAACGCGAACAAGGTTTACGTACGCAGAAACATATTACACTTGATGAAATTGGCCGCCGTTTGGCAGTTGGTAACTTTAAGGAGCTTAACATTATTGTTAAGGGCGACGTGGATGGATCTATCGAGGCGTTATCAGATTCGTTGCTGAAACTATCTACCGAGCAGATACAGGTTAACATCATATCAAAAGCGGTGGGTCAGATCTCTGAATCTGACGTATTGCTGGCTTCTGCGTCAGATGCTATTATCATTGGTTTCCAGGTTCGTCCTTCGGGAAGTGCCCGTAAGCTGGCCGAGGCTGAGCAGATTGATATCAGGCTATACTCTATCATCTACGATGCCATTAACGAAATTAAGGCGGCGATGGAAGGCATGCTGGCACCAACCTTTGAAGAGAAGATTGTTGCGAATGTGGAGATCCGGGAAACCTTCAAGATCAGCAAGGTGGGTACCATTGCAGGTTGTATGGTGCTGGATGGTAAAATTAACCGTAACAGCAAAATCCGTATCGTTCGTGATGGCGTGGTTATCTACACTGGCGAGCTTGCTTCACTGAAACGCTTTAAAGACGATGTGAAAGAAGTATTGACTGGTTACGAGTGCGGTTTGAACATCCAAAACTTCAACAATATTGAAGTAGGCGACATTGTTGAAGCTTACGAAAACGTAGAGGTTAAACGGAAGCTGTAA
- a CDS encoding TonB-dependent receptor has translation MKKIYFLSFWFLILMKVGNAQQTAVKTISVNFQQATIGQLVADVEAQTGYHFYYEPSLFDSLKVTIKLDNKPVEAVLDAAFKNTAFRYAITADRQVFLTKGREIQPSLAAGFFGVKPGTQAVKNNVTTTVAEFTDQKEKVIPEATTENKLYEIGNKTNTIGSGNATLSGYVRDSKSGEAVIGGSIFVTNTKTGVATDQFGYFTISLPKGRQILSIRGLGMRDTRRQIVLYSDGKLIIEMKEQITSLKEVKISAEKVANVRNVQLGVNRLDIKSIKQVPTVFGEADVLRVILTLPGVQSVGEATTGFNVRGGSADQNLILMNDATIYNPSHFFGFFSSFNPDIVKDIELYKSSIPEKFGGRLSSVLDVTNREGNKKKFTGSAGIGLITSRLNVEGPIIKDKTSFSFGGRTTYSDWLLKLLPDAYKHSQASFYDLNLDISHQINEKNNIYVTTYLSKDKFKLNSDTSYGYSNRNANIKWKHNFNDKLFSVIGAGIDRYQYDIASYDNPVNAYKLNFDINQTNFKADFVYYFNRKNTIDFGLTSIFYKLHPGNFQPNSPKSLVAPDVIPAQQALESALYLGDKYDFTEDFSVSGGIRYSIYNFLGPQMVYNYAPNLPKTTSNLLDSTNYSSGKFIKTYSGPEIRLSARYQLGDNTSLKGGYNTLRQYIHLLSNTTAIAPTDVWQLSDPNIKPQYGDQVSLGLYHNMKANTIETSVEIYYKRLRDYLDYRSGANLVLNHHIENDVLGTEGKAYGIEFLLKKTTGKANGWITYTYSRTFLRQTNPNEGELINGGTYYPANFDKPHAFNFIGNYRFSHRFSVSLNVTYSTGRPITLPVAKYEYGGSERVYYSDRNQYRIPDYFRSDFSMNIEGNHKVHQRTHNSFTIGVYNLTGRQNAYSTYFTEQGGIITGYKLSIFARPIPFINYNIRF, from the coding sequence ATGAAAAAAATTTACTTTCTAAGTTTTTGGTTTTTGATCCTGATGAAGGTTGGTAATGCCCAGCAAACTGCGGTTAAAACAATAAGTGTAAACTTTCAGCAGGCTACTATCGGGCAACTTGTTGCCGATGTTGAAGCCCAAACAGGGTATCACTTTTACTATGAGCCCTCACTATTTGATAGTTTAAAGGTAACAATTAAGTTAGATAATAAACCGGTTGAAGCAGTGCTGGATGCCGCATTCAAAAATACTGCTTTTCGTTACGCTATAACAGCTGATCGCCAGGTGTTTTTAACCAAAGGACGCGAAATACAACCATCGCTTGCCGCCGGCTTTTTTGGAGTTAAACCCGGCACCCAGGCGGTAAAAAACAATGTGACCACAACCGTAGCAGAATTTACCGATCAGAAAGAAAAGGTTATTCCGGAAGCGACAACCGAAAACAAATTATATGAAATAGGTAATAAAACGAACACTATTGGCTCCGGTAACGCAACGCTATCTGGCTACGTTCGCGACAGCAAATCTGGCGAGGCGGTAATTGGGGGGAGCATTTTTGTTACTAATACCAAAACAGGGGTTGCAACAGATCAGTTTGGCTATTTTACCATCAGCCTGCCTAAAGGGCGTCAAATTTTAAGTATCCGTGGACTTGGGATGCGCGATACGCGCAGGCAAATTGTGCTTTATTCTGACGGAAAGCTAATCATCGAAATGAAAGAGCAAATTACCAGCCTGAAGGAAGTAAAAATATCGGCCGAGAAGGTGGCCAATGTACGCAATGTACAATTGGGCGTAAACAGGCTGGATATTAAGAGCATTAAACAGGTGCCAACGGTATTTGGCGAGGCCGACGTTTTAAGGGTGATATTAACGCTGCCGGGAGTACAATCGGTGGGCGAAGCCACAACAGGCTTCAATGTGCGTGGCGGATCGGCCGATCAGAACCTTATTTTAATGAATGATGCTACAATTTATAACCCATCTCATTTTTTCGGATTTTTCTCGTCATTTAACCCCGACATTGTTAAAGATATTGAACTTTATAAAAGCAGTATCCCGGAAAAATTTGGCGGGCGCCTATCGTCGGTGCTGGATGTTACCAATCGCGAAGGCAATAAAAAGAAGTTTACCGGTTCGGCAGGCATTGGTTTAATAACCAGCAGGCTTAATGTGGAGGGGCCTATCATTAAAGATAAAACCTCGTTTTCATTCGGCGGCCGCACTACCTACTCTGATTGGCTGTTGAAATTGCTGCCCGATGCTTATAAACACAGCCAGGCATCCTTTTACGATTTAAACCTCGACATTAGCCACCAGATAAACGAGAAAAATAATATTTATGTAACTACGTATCTGAGTAAAGATAAATTTAAACTAAACAGCGATACATCATACGGATACAGCAACCGCAACGCCAACATTAAATGGAAGCATAATTTTAACGATAAGCTGTTTAGTGTAATTGGAGCAGGTATAGACAGGTATCAATATGATATTGCCAGCTATGATAACCCGGTTAACGCTTATAAGCTTAATTTCGACATCAACCAAACCAATTTTAAAGCTGATTTTGTTTATTACTTTAACCGTAAAAACACCATTGATTTTGGTTTAACATCTATTTTTTATAAGCTACATCCCGGAAATTTTCAGCCAAATAGCCCCAAATCATTGGTAGCACCTGATGTTATCCCGGCACAGCAGGCTTTGGAAAGCGCCTTATACCTGGGCGACAAGTATGATTTTACCGAAGACTTTTCGGTAAGCGGAGGCATCAGGTATTCCATTTATAATTTCCTGGGCCCCCAAATGGTTTATAATTACGCCCCTAATTTGCCAAAAACAACCTCAAACCTGCTCGATAGTACAAATTATAGCAGCGGGAAGTTCATTAAAACATATTCGGGACCGGAGATTCGGCTTTCGGCAAGGTACCAATTGGGCGACAATACTTCTTTAAAAGGAGGTTACAACACGTTAAGGCAATACATTCATTTATTGTCAAACACAACCGCCATTGCCCCTACTGATGTGTGGCAACTGAGCGATCCTAATATTAAGCCACAATATGGCGATCAGGTATCGCTTGGCCTTTACCATAACATGAAGGCAAACACCATCGAGACATCTGTTGAAATTTATTACAAAAGGCTAAGGGACTACCTGGATTACCGCAGCGGGGCCAACCTGGTGTTGAACCACCACATTGAAAATGATGTATTGGGTACCGAAGGCAAGGCTTACGGCATTGAATTTTTGCTAAAGAAAACTACAGGCAAGGCTAATGGCTGGATAACCTATACCTACTCGCGCACTTTTTTAAGGCAAACCAATCCTAATGAAGGAGAGTTGATTAATGGCGGCACGTACTATCCGGCCAACTTTGATAAGCCACACGCGTTTAACTTTATCGGCAATTACCGCTTTTCGCACAGGTTTAGCGTATCGTTAAATGTTACTTATAGCACAGGCAGACCTATTACATTGCCGGTAGCCAAATATGAGTACGGCGGATCGGAGCGGGTATATTATTCAGACAGGAACCAGTACCGGATACCAGATTACTTCCGTTCGGACTTTTCAATGAACATTGAGGGGAATCACAAAGTGCATCAGCGAACACACAACTCATTCACCATAGGTGTGTATAATTTAACCGGCAGGCAAAATGCCTATTCCACTTATTTTACCGAGCAGGGGGGTATAATAACCGGGTATAAACTATCCATTTTTGCAAGGCCAATTCCGTTTATCAATTATAACATCAGGTTTTAA
- a CDS encoding DUF4249 domain-containing protein: protein MMKKNKDIWCIIVILGCIVAGCRKPYNPPAILAPNSYLVVEGVINSGADSTVITLSKTVNLSETPSSTLLSNATVTVEADGGAIYPLQASMSNPGKYIAVGLNLDNTKKYRLHITASGNKYLSDYVAVKATPPIDSITYKITEKGLQINSNTHDVTNNTRYYRWAYEETWRFHARFNSGLIVKNGEVVFRGNDEQIYYCYAGDKSSNIVLASSSKLLQDVISQNPVTLIQSNSEKLGIRYSILLKQYALTKEGYAFWENIKKNSEQLGSIFDPQPSEIKGNIHNVTNPAEPVVGYLSVTNVQTKRIFISNNDLPLTWQPQVDAFCQIDSVLFANPHNGANDVQNQIVNGGLIPISTISKDGFHVIGYTASTVECTDCRVRGQVTAPPFWK from the coding sequence ATGATGAAAAAAAACAAAGACATATGGTGTATTATTGTAATACTGGGCTGTATAGTTGCCGGGTGCAGAAAACCCTATAACCCGCCAGCAATTTTGGCGCCTAATAGTTACCTTGTTGTTGAAGGGGTAATAAACAGCGGCGCCGACTCAACAGTTATTACATTAAGTAAAACGGTGAACCTATCCGAAACGCCGTCGTCAACACTATTATCAAATGCAACGGTAACTGTCGAGGCCGACGGTGGTGCCATCTATCCCTTGCAAGCTTCAATGTCTAATCCGGGTAAATATATTGCCGTTGGCTTAAACCTGGATAATACTAAAAAGTACCGCCTGCATATCACCGCATCAGGTAATAAATATTTATCCGATTATGTGGCTGTAAAAGCAACCCCGCCAATTGATAGCATTACATATAAAATAACAGAGAAAGGCTTGCAAATAAACTCGAACACTCATGATGTCACCAATAACACCCGATATTACCGTTGGGCCTATGAAGAAACATGGCGCTTTCACGCCAGGTTTAATTCGGGATTGATAGTAAAAAACGGCGAGGTTGTGTTTAGGGGAAACGATGAACAGATTTATTATTGCTATGCGGGAGATAAGTCGAGTAATATTGTACTGGCATCATCGTCAAAGCTGCTTCAGGATGTTATATCACAGAATCCGGTTACATTAATACAATCCAATTCAGAGAAGCTTGGAATAAGATATAGCATTTTATTAAAACAGTATGCGCTAACCAAAGAAGGGTATGCATTTTGGGAAAACATTAAGAAAAACAGCGAACAATTAGGAAGCATATTTGATCCTCAGCCGTCAGAGATAAAAGGAAATATTCATAATGTAACCAATCCGGCAGAGCCGGTTGTTGGTTATTTAAGCGTAACGAATGTGCAAACCAAACGAATATTTATATCAAACAACGATTTGCCATTAACCTGGCAACCGCAGGTGGATGCTTTCTGTCAAATAGATTCTGTTTTGTTTGCCAACCCGCATAACGGAGCTAATGATGTTCAAAATCAAATTGTAAATGGTGGGTTAATACCAATTTCGACAATAAGCAAGGATGGGTTTCATGTTATTGGATATACAGCATCAACAGTAGAATGTACAGATTGTAGGGTACGAGGGCAGGTAACAGCTCCCCCATTTTGGAAATAA
- a CDS encoding DUF4249 domain-containing protein, with translation MKKYIWFLAIVCGIAGGCKKPYNPSVISSPNHYLVVEGVIDVGDSITVIKLSQTVNLGDDVKTSGLAGYTVTIQDAAGASIAELQPIPGQDGKYASAAPLTLDQSKKYRLHISGDGKEYASDYTAVKKTPPIDSIGFIPKGNNLNVYVNTHDATNSTRYYRWDYTEVWKFHAKYVSGFLVDPVTKEVRSRKENEAAYYCYTGDISSNTVIASSAKLTSDVIFQAPVTTIPSTAEKISVRYSILLRQYALTKECYEFWENIRKNTEQLGSIFDAQPSQLQGNIHSISDPADPVIGFITITNVQRKRIFIDNSQLPTAWYPVYPYNCEADTARIYNPKNMQHEVQQFIIDGNGIPISAIIEMNVLIGYTYSTIECTDCRIRGKSLPPPFWKP, from the coding sequence ATGAAAAAATATATATGGTTTTTGGCGATAGTTTGTGGAATAGCCGGAGGGTGTAAAAAGCCGTATAATCCATCGGTTATAAGCAGCCCCAACCATTATCTGGTGGTAGAGGGGGTAATTGATGTTGGCGATAGTATAACAGTTATTAAGCTAAGCCAAACTGTGAACCTTGGCGATGATGTTAAAACATCCGGCCTGGCCGGTTACACGGTAACTATTCAGGATGCAGCCGGAGCGTCCATAGCAGAATTGCAGCCGATACCCGGACAGGACGGAAAATATGCTTCGGCGGCGCCATTAACGCTTGATCAGTCAAAAAAATACAGGCTGCATATTTCGGGCGATGGCAAGGAATATGCTTCAGACTATACAGCAGTAAAAAAAACACCGCCTATTGATAGCATCGGTTTTATACCGAAGGGCAATAATTTGAATGTATATGTTAATACCCATGATGCAACAAACAGTACACGCTATTATCGCTGGGATTACACAGAGGTCTGGAAATTTCATGCCAAATACGTATCAGGGTTCCTTGTAGACCCGGTAACCAAAGAAGTAAGGAGCAGAAAAGAGAATGAAGCCGCATACTATTGCTATACGGGCGATATATCAAGTAATACAGTAATAGCATCATCAGCCAAGCTAACATCAGATGTTATATTCCAGGCACCGGTAACAACGATACCTTCTACCGCCGAGAAAATTTCAGTGCGGTACTCTATTTTATTGAGGCAATATGCTTTAACAAAAGAGTGTTATGAGTTTTGGGAAAACATCCGAAAAAACACCGAGCAACTGGGAAGTATCTTTGATGCCCAGCCATCGCAACTGCAAGGGAATATCCATAGCATATCTGACCCTGCCGACCCTGTTATCGGATTTATAACCATCACAAATGTTCAGCGGAAGCGCATTTTTATTGACAACAGCCAGTTGCCGACAGCGTGGTATCCTGTTTATCCATATAACTGTGAGGCAGATACTGCGCGTATATATAATCCGAAAAATATGCAGCACGAAGTACAGCAATTTATAATTGACGGAAATGGCATTCCAATTTCGGCCATTATAGAAATGAATGTATTAATTGGTTACACGTATTCAACTATCGAATGTACGGATTGCCGGATAAGGGGTAAATCATTACCTCCGCCATTTTGGAAGCCATAA